The following proteins are encoded in a genomic region of Fusarium oxysporum f. sp. lycopersici 4287 chromosome 1, whole genome shotgun sequence:
- a CDS encoding 40S ribosomal protein S19, with protein sequence MHATRVLLKRSVWKGPHLVPLPIVWPKSSSDKVPPVRTQARSATILPNFVGLKFEVHNGKDYHEVTITEDMVGHKLGEFSPTRKPNIWDKR encoded by the exons ATGCACGCGACACGGGTTCTTCTTAAGCGATCAGTGTGGAAGG GGCCGCACTTGGTACC CCTACCCATTGTATGGCCCAAGTCATCCAGCGATAAGGTGCCTCCTGTGCGAACACAGGCTCGATCAGCTACGATTCTGCCCAACTTTGTCGGTCTCAAGTTCGAGGTGCACAATGGAAAGGATTACCATGAGGTGACCATTACAGAAGATATGGTTGGACACAAACTTGGCGAATTCTCACC AACACGAAAGCCAAATATCTGGGACAAGAGGTAG